The following proteins are co-located in the Triticum aestivum cultivar Chinese Spring chromosome 1A, IWGSC CS RefSeq v2.1, whole genome shotgun sequence genome:
- the LOC123064961 gene encoding histone H4 produces the protein MSGRGKGGKGLGKGGAKRHRKVLRDNIQGITKPAIRRLARRGGVKRISGLIYEETRGVLKIFLENVIRDAVTYTEHARRKTVTAMDVVYALKRQGRTLYGFGG, from the coding sequence ATGTCCGGGCGCGGCAAGGGAGGCAAGGGGCTCGGCAAGGGCGGCGCCAAGCGCCACCGGAAGGTGCTGCGCGACAACATCCagggcatcaccaagccggcgatcCGGCGGCTGGCGCGGAGGGGCGGCGTGAAGCGCATCTCGgggctcatctacgaggagacccgcggcgtgctcaagatcttcctcgagaacgTCATCCGCGACGCCGTCACCTACACCGAGCACGCCCGCCGCAAGACCGTCACCGCCATGGACGTCGTCTACGCGCTCAAGCGCCAGGGCCGCACCCTCTACGGATTCGGCGGCTAG